Sequence from the Plectropomus leopardus isolate mb unplaced genomic scaffold, YSFRI_Pleo_2.0 unplaced_scaffold13724, whole genome shotgun sequence genome:
ataatcattattatcattattattaattccaTTTCGTGTTGGGGTCCTTAATATTCTTCACAGAAGTCGTGACAGAGACACTTTGACCTCTCACCCCTCCAGTATGTCCGTCCGGTGGTCTCGTGGCTGACCGACGTCCGGTCCGTACAGACCGGCGTCTCGGTACATTTTGGACTGTGACATCATCTCTCGGAGGCGAGTGAAGTCCCGCCCCAGCTGATTTCCGTCCACACGGATCCCGGCCTTCTTCTCGTAACTGTTTGGctctgaagacaaaaaaaatcagcttcagTTTCTGTTTGAAAGCAGCTCGGTTTAAAGCAGAGTTCACAGAACAAACTGTTTCCCAGATAAAACGCCATGACCTCACTTCCTGTGTACACAGCGAGGTGATAAAAGCTCTCAAACCACGTGAAAACACAGGAAGTGGAAGTCAAACTTCTGATAAGAGACCGCAGAGTTTCAGTATGACTGAAGGTGGACTGTCATAATGAACagaaagcagaagagagaacaaataaagaaataaataaatccatgaGATATTAAAAAAACCTGCACATCATCACAAGAGCAGTTTTGACTTTCCTGCTGAAAAAGTGAGGAATATGAAAACATTCATTTCCTGTCACACTGATCTGATGTTTGCCGGCTGCAGACATTTAGACGAGGAGGAAattgagtttttcttttctgctttacAAAATATGACGACTGCCGAGAGCTGAATGAAACGACTGACCCACAACACGTCCTCTCTCAGACCGACAAAAACTGACCAACGCTTCATTTTTAACGCTTTATTTTGACGTTTAAGTTTCTCAAttttttcctaaaatcccagaaagaAGGTCAGATAGATTGTTCAGCTGTTGCTATTTATTTTGCaatcagtaaaaacagcaatcattgagttaaaaaaatccaaacaaaaccttttcatgccactttcttGCTATAATGAAAAATAGTTtcttgataataaaaacaaccattttttatgttattatccCCGAAGAAAACGCCGGAGAttccctgcaaaaaaaacccaaaaaaaaccaaaacattttgttccattttctcagctggaaaagcagcaacgctttaaagaaaaataacaaaagtcaTTTGTGCGTcttggtaaaaataaaagcaaacaaacaaaaaatgtatttttaaaca
This genomic interval carries:
- the LOC121964025 gene encoding heparanase-like, which translates into the protein FTVDLLHSFSSCSGMDLIFGLNALLRTADNSWNSSNARLLLQYCESRRYRMSWELGNEPNSYEKKAGIRVDGNQLGRDFTRLREMMSQSKMYRDAGLYGPDVGQPRDHRTDILEG